GAATGAATGTGATGACgacaatgaattggacattaatcattgtcaatggccAACAATAGTTTACACCAcaacatttaagaaaaatacatacACGTTGGCATGTTAATGGTGACCATAACCACTCCATTTctgataattattttttacaatatttttgtttttaaaaacaattttatttatatacaatTTGATGCATTTGTAAATATTATTACATTCATAATAGAATATATGATAATTTAGACATGGCACCCACACACTTGTTACCAAATTTTAATATTGTGACCTGCAGGATCCCAAATGTGATGTTCTCATTTTTTCACATCAGGACTTAGTTtgttaaattaacaaaaaataaaataatgatttttatcCCTATTaggttttaaacacatttttccatGTAAAGGTTAAATATGAAAATTTCAAGAGTTTGTAGACATTTGAGTCACTGTAGTACTTCGCTATTAATGCGAATAACTGTCATGAGAAATGAATTTAGTCCTACAACAGCTTGTGTCTGTCAAACTTACCTGTTGTTTCTGATATGCAGTATTGGGGCTTATCTTCGACTCCAAAAGTAGTGACCCTAAAATAACATGTACAATACAGTGTTATATAATGTGATTGTCATGATAGAAACACAGTTTGGGGGCAGCTGGGGGACTTCTAAGCAGAAGACAATGTGAGTTTTGGGACAAAAGGCGAGTGGATGTCTGACTCATCACACGCTTGTGCAAATACAAACAGGATTGCGTACTACTGCTATGTTAATCAGGGTGTAGAAATTACAcaggtttaatttttttaaacgaaaattacccccagACCCCACACGAGATCacataaaatgctaaaataaatagCCTGCCAGCACAATTTGTTCCGAGTGTAATTACAACGAAAATAGTTTCCAtaataaacatcataaccaccgAAAGCTTCACGTGTCctaattgaattaaataaaagaGGCTAACGCGAACACAAAGCTGTGTAAATTAGTAAGTACGAAGGCTAAGCGTTAGCTTAGCTATGCTAAAGCGAGAAGGGGGACTCACCGTCGGATTCGGCCCGAACTAATAACGATATTCCCTTAAGCCGTTCCACAAATGTTGACGAAACGTGCCCGGTGCCCCGGTCGTCCCACTGGCGGTCTTCGTTTAGCGTATAAACTTTCACTCGCCGCCGAGTGTCCGACATTGTGAACAGGGGGAAGGCGACGGGGTCGGGGATCGGGTGCTAGCAGGTTAGGCTAGCTGAATGCTAACAAGCGAAGCGAGGCGCCTCGGCTTTTCCTGCCTAGCCGGACAACTTTGCTGGCGCCCACATGTTACACGGGACGTCGGAGCCGATAGCGGGGGCGAAATGAAGCGGCGTCGGCAGCGTTGACTAGCTCCTCAGCATGGTCCCGGCCACGGCACACAACTCGAAAGTCCCCCCTCGTTTAAAGAAGGGGGAGGCGGAGCGGGGAGGGGGGTGGCGAAACACAACACAACTCCAGCGGCCTCCTTGCTAACGTCCACGGGACGCCATCTTGTAATctgattttgtgtgtttttttgttttgttttggggttttcTCTCGCTCAATGTTAATCACAGCGAAAGGcagcggaaaaaaaatatccgcAAACAAAACATGATAGAAAAATAACACACTCTCCAaactataaaatattaaaataaaacatttaaatctttagaaaatataCTCAAAAGTAAACATACGGTTACGTATATATATTGtaatacctcgagatacaaacAACTTTTCTAAGAATTTTTGCCAGAGGGATTTCATCTCTTCAGATACAAGCAAGAAATTGATATACGATTCTGATTTGAAACAAACCACTAGAGGGCGGCAGTAAACTTTAAAACTTTATTTAGTACCGTGCGCGCTCTGCCCTAACAATTACTATGAAGTTCACATCACAGACTGGATTTTCTTAACTCTGGATAATTTAAAGGgcaagacacacaaacacagagcggcccggcgacttgagtggttagcacgtcggcctcacagctctgaggtcctgggttcaaatccaggtcggtccacctgtgtggagtttccatgttctccctggctgggcctgtgtgggttttctccaggtactccagtttcctcccacattccaaaaacatgtatggtaggctgattggacacacacatactcacacacgcagatattaaataaaacaatataaagGAAAAATCAGAGTGATTAGAAATAtgcaaacatctgcttttgctttgcaaatagataaaaaatatattaaaagtcCAACTTCCAGTGCATAGTGAATGTGAAGCGGATTAGTCAACTcatcacaaaaataaacatattttgttgACTTTTGTGTGACATCTATGAATAACAAATCTTCTGGTGAGGAATCCATTtgtgatgagattttttttctctcatctcatgTTTCTGAACTTGTATCACAATTTTTGGGACAAAGTATTGTATCAAACATATGTACTTGTTTTTAATGGAACCCAACTCAAATATTGACATACaatgaaatatgaaagaaaCAGGCATGATTGCAATGGTAATTAGTTTTTTTGCAAGAGGCAagctgtggaggaaaaaaaatacataactgaaaaactgtcacaattttttttgtggcagCTTTGAATATCTACATGGTTGTTGTTTTGTCCATCATGATTCTTATTTACCGCGATAAAGAGCAATTTCCACATTGATGCTTTCAAGTGCCATGTCCaccagtttggatttttttgtttttacagggTGCACTTGCTCACAGTTCGGCATTGGTTGCAGCTGTTGCCATGGAGATACTCTGCTTCTCACTTAGCTTCTTGACCAGGGTAGCAGCAGGAGACAGGAGTACTTTGCGGGAAAGGCGCATCCTACCATCCTTGGGGTCCCGTCCAAAATATTTCAACTAGTGGGAGAAAGGGTTTGCTTTTGtacatgatttttcttttacGGAGgagaaagaacaaaacaaacaaaaaaacatacctgAATCTGTTGTCCCACTTCAAACAAATCACTTGGATGTTTAATCTAATTTgggatgacaaaaaaagaaaaatcaattgaATCAGAAACCTTGATACGCATCCAAATATGCGTCTCTTTTCATTATTCTGCAGTGATTTTAAGTTATTGCAGACTTcctatccatttgaagtgggacggCTGGTAGCAAATAGAGATTTGCTTGTATGCTGTCAGGcctcccacttaaaatggattttgaCGTGTACTGCtttcaatgccagccaatgatTCATCGCATCAAATGGAAGGTGCTGACAGTGAATGATCATTGCCATCCCACCCAAGTGTAAACTTGTGGTTTGACCTAGACACACCCGCACGCGCTCTCACTCCGACACTCACCCGTCTGTGGTCCAACTGGGAGACGTGCACAAGGGCGGGGCTCATGTTAGGATACAGCTTCACCATGATTCCAATATCGCTGTGgcaaattattaaaaattaaatgagtATCAGTGTGACAGGAAATAAAATGGTTCAGAATTTTTAAGAAATGACTGTCGTAGCTAACCATATTTCAGTAATGGTGGCTGTGTAAATGGCACCAAATTCCAGCTCTTGCTCTTGCTGCAAAAGAAAGCCCCCCGCGGCACCAAAATTTCACTTTAGTGTCCATTTGGGTTATCTTTACGTAATGTACCGTAGATATATACAAAGGTCACACACATCATCTCTACAGGTCTCGCTGATGAAGTGCTGTGCCTCGCTCAGCGCTCCCGGCGTGGGAGCAAAGATGGAAAAGGTCTCCTCATCCATCTGACTGATGGTCAcgccttcaaatgaaaaaaatctttctgAACTTCTCCAGCGCTACTTCCCATCTGAAATTCAGCGGCGTTACCTGTTTGAGCTTGTAACCGGCGAAGGTTGTAACCTCCTGGGCCGACGAAGAGAGCCCGCCTGGACGCAGGCACGCGCACCTCCTCTAAAGaaaaacatacagtggtacatctacttacaaaaataatAGGTTCCAGgatttgttttgtaacttggatttttcggaaGAAGATTTTACATAAAATTAGCATAATTCGTTCCACAATTTTTAATACTAGCCACTatgaaatgataaaagtataccaattttgtatatgTATGCGGGGCAGCCTGGCGGGCAAGtgtttagcgcgttggcctcacagttcttgggtcgagggtttgatcacaagtctgtcctcactgtgtggagtttgcatgttcttcccagggttacgtgggttttctccgggtactccagtttcctcccacattccaaaaacatgcagaataggctggttgaacactctaaattcccatTAAGTACaagtgtgattggctggccatcgaatcagggtgtccccacctggtgcccgtagttagctaggataggctcagGCACCCCTGTGAACTTTGTGAGGAAAATTAGAGAAAGAAtgaatatgtatgcaaaaacaGGGTAAATCTACTTAAGGCATTAAAACGACAACAACCAAACCCAAATAAGTTGTGCTCTTCTGTAATGCCGTCTCGCTCACATCACTCACACGGAGTAAGtatgtaaagaaataaatataataaacccACCACTTCAAATTATGTTTGGCACACTAAGAAAAACCGTAGAAATAACGGATGAACGAgaatcaggaactcaccgcTAGAGAGACAGTGAGTGTCATGACTAATTACTGTTTGACTCAATGGCTCCTTTGCTAAACTGGCTGGCTTTAACAGCGCGCTAACCTTGCTTATTCATAGAGCCACTACAAATGGGAAACCAGCAAGGTGTTGGGAGATAATAGAATACCAAGTCCAGCAGGACAATTTAAAAAGACATAAATATCAGGTACAGTGCATTGTGGCGTCGCTTGTGTGTAGCGGTGATGCATTCGTGGGCGCAAGGGCTGACGGGTACTGCACCCCTGACTAAATAGCTGTCAATGAGGCTATCCTGGGTGGATGTTTGTGAGTGGGGGAAGTGGTGAGGGAGGTGAGCGGCAAGTGAGCCTGTCTTGTCTGCTAAGTCAAAACAGGGTACTCAAGGGTATCACACTTCGAATATCAAAATTACATCTGCACCTGTACTTCGCTTGATTTTTTCCAAATTGGACAGTAATCTGCATATTAAActgtttcataacctgaaaaatgTCTATGCAGAACCATTCGAAAGTAGcattgaggggggaaaaaggaatCCAAAACTCACCGACAACTGGGCCATTTGACTTTCTGCTCGACCTGGGTTTTGCCAGACTTTTGTTCATGATCCCCAAGATCTCCCGCTTTGCCACTAAAATGTAATGTTTACCAAATTAAAACAGCAGAAAAATgtatggaaataaataaaataattttaaaaaaatggacaaataaaTGCCAAAAAGACTGCAATACCTGTGGCCTGCTGGATGGCCTCCATGACCACCTTGAGAGGCAGACCGGGAATCTTCACATCGGCCTGGAAggtcaacagaaaaaaatagggtTTGTATTCGAAGAAGCAGGAGTGTGCTACTGTATACTACAGGGTGAAAACTGTGACAATAAGTGTGCATGCTTACTACTGGCTAACTCGTAAACTACAGCAACAATAAGTCCACAGTTACTACAGAAGCCTtgatttaacaaaacaaaaaaaacaaagaattataaATACTGAACCATGCTACATGGCTTTAAGTTTCACGATGATTGATAAaagaataactacttgaatggCAACTTGATACAAATTCAAACGATACAATAATACATTGTTTATTGTGGTTAATACGTTCTAAGACGGGTTAAGACGGTGATTAGCTGCAATGTAGGGACAGTGattttatggtgtctatttaaaattatttccacTTTTAAAATCCTCTTTAGGCTATTATTTTACTCTGAGGTAGACACCGCTCTCTAGTGGCCAGTGAATTAATcttcaaattttatttatttataattttctaTTCTGTGGACCTGTAATGCAGTGATGCCTTTGCTGGTTCCTGCCAGTTTGAAGTCCATATCGCCAAGGTAATCTTCTATTCCCTGTACACAACATTGGTCCAGAGACCATTTTGTCAAATGTCACTCCCGTTGGTCTACTTTTACAACATGTACCAAATCCACATTACCAAAATGTCAGTGAGCAATCTGTAGTCTTGTATTTCTGAGGGTTTTTCAGGGTTGCACTTGGAGATGAGGCCCACGGCCACACCAGCCACAGCCGAGGAGATGGGGACGCCTGAAATGATGTGTAACACAAGTGTAAGAACAATAAGAATAAGGGGAATTCTGTTTTGATCTACTACAAGAGAAGACAcgggataaaaagaaaaaggatgtAGTTAAAGAAAAATTATTAAAGGAGTGATTTGTAATCCTGTaatggagtggttagcacgtctgcctgaCAGtactgagattgagggtttaaTACCCAGTGCCCTTtgcgtgtggagtttgcatgttcgccccaggcttccgtgggttttctccgggtactccggtttcctcccacatccccccccaaaatgcatggtaggctggttgaactctaaattgcccctaggtaggagtgtgaatggttgtccatctccttgtgctccgtgattggctggccaccaattcagggtcactGTTGCCTGGTGCCCGTACCTAGCTGGGAGCCCTTGTGACTcttgtgaggctaagcggttcagaaaatgaataaatgttcctTTCAGGTTTACTGAAATATGAAGGCCATGTATTCAATAATTGAAGAGCAAATCTTACATTATGCTCCTTAAAGCATGAACAAGGAAAGCAGaaattacaaaagaaaaaacactgtatttactcgcataaaaGCCGTCCCCGTGTATAagacacacccttaaaattgccttaaaatcgttggattttacaatttcttgtgtAGTAtggcaagtcttgtgcgcatataagccatacccttgattcagtcatcattttttgtaacAAATACGGCtgaaatgcgagaaaatacggcaagtGAACAAACCCAAGAAAGAagtgaaaataaatttaaacagGAGAAATGTGGCAAGaaatacaaaagtaaaaaagggttgaaaaaaatgagaatgTAAACAATGAATGTAGATAGATTTTAAAGAAGACATCATTAATCTTTGCTCATGATGTCACCAACCTGCATCCATGAGCGCTAGGCTTCCCCCACATGTGGAGGCCATTGATGAAGACCCTTAAATacgagagagagaaaacagTCAAGTGGCTGTTGCCCACGTGGGACCCCCACAAAATCGTCTTTAGCACCTCACCGTTTGACTCCAGCACCTCAGCCGTGACCCTGATGGTGAAAGGGAAGTCCTTGGGGATGATTGGTCGCAGCGCTTTCTCTGCTAGGGCccctacaaaaaaaaagtttgtctcACCATGCCCTGTGTTTGATTGGTGGTCAATCTCACCGTGTCCTAGCTCTCTTCTTTTGAGACCCCCCATCTTCCCGACCTCGTTGGTGGCATAAGGCGGGAACTGATTAAATGAAAGCAGATAACTAGTAAATCAAATTCATTTGATGGCATCAGCTGTCCTATCCATTTGACTTTTACTTACCTCATAATGAAGCATGAAGTTTTTGTCCTTGATGCCACTGCGGACAGAGAATTTCATTTACCACAGTTTCGTTCACTGACATTTTCGTTATTCTATTCTTACCTCAATGCTGTGGTGACAATGTCTGCTTTAACACTGGATTCCAGTGAATCAAATGTGACGCTACACAAAacctaaaacacattttttaggacattttaagagataaaacaatgtttttgttgtttaaaagGCATGCCTGGGTTTGTCCTCTCTGGAACAAAGCAGATCCATGAAGCGGTTTAAAGAGGTCCACATCACAAGAAATGTCTCTTAAAGCAGTCAACTCCCTGCCGTCGCACCTGAACAAAAGCCCTCGTGAAAAACGTGCCCGGATCATTGGATGTGCGGAAAATTGTAAGAACATACCTCCTGTATTCATTGAGCACTAAATTCCTAAAGATGTCCCGGCTCACAGTGTTAAAGGACTCGATGATTTCAAACATTTCGGCTTCAGGAAATTTCTCTAAATGAAGAATTACAATTACAACTTTCGAAGGCAGTGTTTCAAATCAGACGACAACAATCACCTTTGACGTATTCCTCGGTTTCAAGGCGGATTTTGTTGATGGCTTCGTCTCTTGAAATCTGTGTGTGATATGATGACATATTTACAATAAGAGTAGCGCCCTGAGAGTCAAATTCAGAGTAcactaatccctcgattatcatgtCTCCacttatcacgaattcactacttcgcgattttttcccgcttataaattattaaaaaatatttttttaagttaataaaaacatgaaaatccacgctgaaactgtAAGTGGAACCcagtcttgctactaggactcagcaccgaagggaaaaaaagttataatagtgtgaccctacttcgcgattttttgattatcgcggccatgtctggtctacatttaccgccatattcgagggattacggtTTCGCTACATTTCTGACCTCCGTGAGCTTGGAACTTTTCTTTACTTTTCCCATTGGGTACCCTTTAAATTTGAGTTAAATAGGAAAATCCATTGTCAGTACTCCAAAAATCCCGACCTTTGTGATTTTTGACTACATGACACCAAAAACCAATCACATCTTCAGTTTCATATAACCAACATATCCTGCAAGTTTGATGATAACCCCCCAACTCCTAATTTCTTGAATAATTTTAGGACAAACAGACAGCACAACAAAGAAACAGCTTGTATGGAATCGAATACATAAACTCCGCCTTCCGTACGTTTCACCTAATGGCAGAGTTAAAAAGGCAGCacatgttggaaaaaaacaacactgagTTTTGACATTTACCTTATCATGTGTATAATCGGTAAAAACGGCATAGATCTTCTCTGAAGCCGATCTGTGTGCACATATAGAAACAGTGAATTAAGCTTGTTTAAACTTCAATAATCCGAAACACAGGTATGCGTGTCTCACTGCCGCACGTGCGCCACCATATCCGCAGGGGGCACGAACATCTTGGGCGGCGTACGCTTGGTGATTTTAAGCTCTCGCGCCAGCTGCTGGATGGCTAAGATGATTTGCTGGGTGTGCTTGACACCAACCTTGACAGCGTGAGAAAAGTCCTGCTGCAGGACGTTCTCGGCCGACGCCTCGATCATCACTGGGATATAAACGCCGGGGAATGTAGAAGAAGCCGCAATTCTGGGAAAATCTTTTCAATCTCAACTTCAACTAACCCACTTGACTGCTAGGTGCTCCCGCCACAATCATGTTGAGCGTGCTGGAAGCCATCTCTGCTCTGGTAGGGTTGACCAGCATCTCTCCACCCACCAAGCCCATACGCACCGCTCCTGAAGTAAATTCATACAAACGGAAATTGATCATACCGTAAAGCAGAGGTGTCAAACTAATTGTTCCCGTGGGCAACGTTGCAGTTAGGGTTTTCTTCAAAAGCCATAATTTGGGACAATTtcagtaaatatttaactcctttggctgccattgacagcgcaagatttccaatccatttcgactaagaggggcaaatgaacattcattcaaccctcccagtcgaaatggatAGGGCGTCTCACGCAGTCAATGGCGGTTAAACTAAGCGTGCCACAGCTGATTTATCAATTAGCGAATGAGCTGTCATCTACCTGGATAATAAACAGTTAAGTGATATTGTTGATGtcaaaattgtttaaaatcctttagtttttttgcttattagtaacaatttttttcttctgttggaaacagtaaatattctgtgtatttttaaatttggcTTTTTATAatgtatagaaaaaaatattctttatttttctattttcatttacaatttttaataagaaaaaaataatttaaataaaatccataaatgtgcttttattttaatatttagttggaaatgtaaaaaaaaatctcaaaattccTAATTGTCTTTTAATAGAAAACTAGCATAAATATAAGTATTCTCTATTTATATCATTGGattcaaatattatttgtcCTTGATTTATGTacagttttaatttaaaaaaggaggtATAATCAGCAAATTTTCTGTCTTAATTTTTacaaattttcttaaaaacggGGAAGCAATCTCCTATTTCTGAAATACGCGATTATACATGCAttttatttcagaaaaaaaacacgaagcTGTTGCACGTGATTTACTGTCGCAGACTTCACAATAGAAAAGCCTGGCGGCCCAACAGGCTTGTAAAGCATTGGGGAAACCCTGCATATGGTGCATAAAGTAAACAATCTGTTTAtgaaaattaatcaaatatGAGGCggcaaacacaaaaagcaacaacagCTACATTGGGCAAGAATTTAGCAATAACAAAACCAATAAACTCAATCATCGATTGTATTTGTAAGTAGGGAATTAATGTGTGAATGTATGCAAGGTGAACTAAAGAATGACACTCACTTCTTAGATGCTTAAAAGAGTTACTGTGGAATTAGTATGTTCCTCACCTATAGGTCCGTTCCAAGGAATGTCCGAGACCGCGAGAGCGGCTGAAGCTTAAatagcaaaggaaaaaaaacagagttaCCTAACTCATATTATAATTAGATTGGGAATGTCCCATAGAATATTCCTGCTTTACCTGCATTAATGGCCAGCACATCTGGATCGTTAACGCTATCCACGGCCAGCAAATTGCATAGGATCTACAAAAGATATTAAGATAA
Above is a window of Stigmatopora argus isolate UIUO_Sarg chromosome 11, RoL_Sarg_1.0, whole genome shotgun sequence DNA encoding:
- the pnpt1 gene encoding polyribonucleotide nucleotidyltransferase 1, mitochondrial, which codes for MTDLLRFGRSFTRCCVRLCHQSVYKNHCNVRTVGVDLGNKKLEISSGRLAKFADGSAVVQLGDTSVMVTAVSKTKPSPSNFMPLVVDYRQKAAAAGRIPTNYLRRELGTTDHEILTSRLIDRSIRPLFPSGYFYDTQILCNLLAVDSVNDPDVLAINAASAALAVSDIPWNGPIGAVRMGLVGGEMLVNPTRAEMASSTLNMIVAGAPSSQVVMIEASAENVLQQDFSHAVKVGVKHTQQIILAIQQLARELKITKRTPPKMFVPPADMVAHVRQSASEKIYAVFTDYTHDKISRDEAINKIRLETEEYVKEKFPEAEMFEIIESFNTVSRDIFRNLVLNEYRRCDGRELTALRDISCDVDLFKPLHGSALFQRGQTQVLCSVTFDSLESSVKADIVTTALSGIKDKNFMLHYEFPPYATNEVGKMGGLKRRELGHGALAEKALRPIIPKDFPFTIRVTAEVLESNGSSSMASTCGGSLALMDAGVPISSAVAGVAVGLISKCNPEKPSEIQDYRLLTDILGIEDYLGDMDFKLAGTSKGITALQADVKIPGLPLKVVMEAIQQATVAKREILGIMNKSLAKPRSSRKSNGPVVEEVRVPASRRALFVGPGGYNLRRLQAQTGVTISQMDEETFSIFAPTPGALSEAQHFISETCRDDQEQELEFGAIYTATITEICDIGIMVKLYPNMSPALVHVSQLDHRRIKHPSDLFEVGQQIQLKYFGRDPKDGRMRLSRKVLLSPAATLVKKLSEKQSISMATAATNAEL